The Streptomyces sp. GSL17-111 region TTCTGCGCGAAACGCTTGGGGTGCAGGTCCTGGAACTCGAAGTCCTGGTAGTCCGGACCGAGCTCCTTCCTGATGTCGTCCCTGGCGTTGTCGGAGAACTGCCGCACCTTGCGGATGAACCCCGCGACGTCCTGGATCAGCTTCGGGAGCTTGTCCGGGCCGAAGAGGAGCACGGCGAGGATGAACAGCACCACGAATTCGAGGGCTCCTATGTCCATGAACACTGTGCCGCTCCTCCAAGGCTCTGCCGGGCGGGGTGTCGTGCCCCGCCCGTCACGGTACCCGGACGGGGGCGCCCAGCGGGAGCCGGTCGACCCGACGCGTCGGGGTCAGGGGTTCATTCGCCACCCGCCGTGTCCAAGGTCACGGTGACGCTCTCCTCCCGACCGTCGCGCAGGACGGTCAGCTCCAGCCGGTCCCCCGGGCGGTGGCTGCGGATCTTGACGATCAGCTCCTCGCCGGTGCGGACCACGTCGCCGTCCACGGCCGTGATGACGTCGCCCTCCTCGATGCCCGCGCGGTCGGCCGGACCGCCCTCGACCACCGCCGGGCGACCGCCGTCGGCCACGCCGACGCGCGCGCCGTCCCCGGTGAAGGACATGTCCACCCGCACTCCGATCACCGGGTGGGTGGCCCGGCCGGTGTTGATGAGCTCCTCGGCGACGCGCTTGGCCTGGTTGACGGGTATGGCGAACCCGAGCCCGATGGACCCGCCCCGGGTCTCCCCCAACTGCCCCTCCGCCGACCGGATCGCGCTGTTGACCCCGATCACCCGCCCCTCGACGTCCACGAGCGGCCCGCCGGAGTTGCCGGGGTTGATGGGGGCGTCGGTCTGCAGGGCGTCGACGTAGCTGACGTCGCTCGCGTCGTCGCCGCCGGCCGTGATGGGGCGCTCCTTGGCGCTGATGATGCCCGAGGTGACCGTCCCGGCCAGGTCGAAGGGCGCGCCGATCGCCACGACCGGGTCACCCACCTGGACGGCGTCCGAGTCGCCCAGTGGCAGCGGCTTGAGGTTGCGCACGCCGTCGACCTTCACCACCGCCAGGTCGTAGCCGCCGTCCCCGCCGACGAGCCGGCCCTGGGCCGTCTGACCGCTGCTGAACGTCACCTGTATCCGGCCGTCGGCACCGGCCGGGCTGACGACGTGGTGGTTGGTGAGGATGTGACCGCGATCGTCCAGGACGAACCCGGTCCCGGTGCCCTGGGCCCCGCCGCCGCTGACGTGCAGCGTGACGACACCGGGGAGGGTCGCGGCCGCGATCCCGGCCACGCTGTCCGCCGGCCGGTCCGGGCCGAGGGGCGCGGCCTGCGGCAGCGTCACCGTGCCGAACTCGCCGTTGCGCTCCAGCAGCGCGCCCAGATATCCGCCCGCCAGTCCGGCGACCAGCACACACGCGAGGAGGACGGCGAGCAGCCGGGCGCGGCGCGGCCGGCCCGGCCCGGCGCCGGCCACCGGTGGCGTCGCCTGCGCGGGCGGGCGGGCCCAGGGGTCGTAGCCCCGCCATGCCGAGAGGACGGGCGCGGGCGCGGACCCGGCGGGCGTCGGCCGGGTCAGCCGGGCCGCCTCGGGAGCGGTGGGGGCCGGAACGGGCGCGGGGGCGTCGGGAGCCGCTCCGGACGGCACGGGGGTACCGCCCGCCGGGGTGGACCCGGGGTGCTGGACCAGGGGCGCCGGGGACCAGGGGCCGGGGTCACCGTAGGGCGGCGTGGCGTACGGGTCCTCGCCGTGCCGGGGCACGGGCCGGGTACCGGCACCGTCGGCGGCGGGCTCCCGCCGCGGCTCCGGCGCGGCGGCCCGGGGCGGCGGGGTCGGACGGGGGCGGCTCCACCACTGCGGCGTCGTACGGGTGGCCCTCGCCTCGTCCATCTGTTCCCCACTCGGTCGACTCGTCCTGACTGACGCAAGGCATTGAACCAGTTGCCCTCGGCGGGCCGCACCACCGATGACACCGGGCGCACGACCCCGGTGGTACGGCTCAGCGCCGCGAGATCGCCAGGGGGGCCGTGCCCGGTGCCGGGGAGGGGTGGTGCAGGTGCGGCGCCCGCAGGGAGGGCGGGGGCAGCGGGGCATGGGGGATTCCGGGAGCGGCCGCGGGCGGAAGCTGCGGGGTGGTGCGGTGCGGCGGCCGAGCGGTGGTGCTGACGGCCGAGGCCGTGGGCCCGCCGGCGGCCACCGGGCCCTTGGGCCCCTGACGCACCGGCACGACGGCCTGGCCCGCCGTCTCGTTGCGCCGCTCCGCCGGACGCTCGACACCGGCCGTCGGCCGCAGCGGCGCGGTGCCGGGGCCGGTCGAGGAGGTCGGGGAGCCGCCGCCCGTCGCCCCGGGGCCGAGGGCGCCGCCGAGTGCGAAGGCGGCCACGGAGAACGCACCCGCCGCGACGAACGCGAACCGGCGGCGGCCACGCGGGGCCGAGCCCCGCTCGGGCTCCGGCGGCCGGTGCACGGGGAAGCCGCGCTCGGGATGGAGCAGGCTGACGGGGCCGTCACCGCCGGGGAAGTAGGAGAAGGCCAGCGGGCTGACGCGCGGTCGCCCGGCGCGGCCGCCGGGGGCGGCGTCCTGGGGGTCGTGCGGGTCCTGCGCGCTGACGGGCAGGCCCTGGAGACGGACCAGCAGCCCCTCGGACGGTGGTGGCGGCGCGGTGTCGGCGAAGACGCTCTTCACCCGGCGCTGGGCGTCGGCCTCGGCCTTGCAGCCCTGGCAGGTGGCCAGATGGGCGAGGACCCGTTCGCGTGCGTCATGGCTCAGCTCGCCGTCGACGAGGGCGGCGAGCCGGTCACCGAGGTGCTGCTCGGCCCGGGTGGGCCCGGGCGTCCCGTTCATACGGCACCACCTTCCGCGGGCACCCCCACGGCCAC contains the following coding sequences:
- a CDS encoding zf-HC2 domain-containing protein encodes the protein MNGTPGPTRAEQHLGDRLAALVDGELSHDARERVLAHLATCQGCKAEADAQRRVKSVFADTAPPPPSEGLLVRLQGLPVSAQDPHDPQDAAPGGRAGRPRVSPLAFSYFPGGDGPVSLLHPERGFPVHRPPEPERGSAPRGRRRFAFVAAGAFSVAAFALGGALGPGATGGGSPTSSTGPGTAPLRPTAGVERPAERRNETAGQAVVPVRQGPKGPVAAGGPTASAVSTTARPPHRTTPQLPPAAAPGIPHAPLPPPSLRAPHLHHPSPAPGTAPLAISRR
- a CDS encoding S1C family serine protease produces the protein MDEARATRTTPQWWSRPRPTPPPRAAAPEPRREPAADGAGTRPVPRHGEDPYATPPYGDPGPWSPAPLVQHPGSTPAGGTPVPSGAAPDAPAPVPAPTAPEAARLTRPTPAGSAPAPVLSAWRGYDPWARPPAQATPPVAGAGPGRPRRARLLAVLLACVLVAGLAGGYLGALLERNGEFGTVTLPQAAPLGPDRPADSVAGIAAATLPGVVTLHVSGGGAQGTGTGFVLDDRGHILTNHHVVSPAGADGRIQVTFSSGQTAQGRLVGGDGGYDLAVVKVDGVRNLKPLPLGDSDAVQVGDPVVAIGAPFDLAGTVTSGIISAKERPITAGGDDASDVSYVDALQTDAPINPGNSGGPLVDVEGRVIGVNSAIRSAEGQLGETRGGSIGLGFAIPVNQAKRVAEELINTGRATHPVIGVRVDMSFTGDGARVGVADGGRPAVVEGGPADRAGIEEGDVITAVDGDVVRTGEELIVKIRSHRPGDRLELTVLRDGREESVTVTLDTAGGE